The bacterium sequence CGCCGTTTGGCAGCACGAACCCGCTGGCGACAATGTACCAGCATCTCAATCTGCGTCCGGAGCCGCTCGACCGGTTCCGCGGCGACGTGCCCCCGCCGGTCGCCGCGATCGTCGCCCGCGCCCTGCGCCGCCGTCCGCAGGAACGGTTTCCGGACGGCTCCGCGCTGCTCGAGGCCCTACGCGCGCCCGAACGCGTCGATACCGGTGTGCTGGCACGCCCTGACCCGCCGCTCGCCTCGGCGCTGCGCGAGGGGCTGATGCGGCATCCGTTCGTGATCCTTGGGCTCGTCGGGCTCGGCACCGCGATTCTGGTCTTGCTGGCCGAGGCGGTGCTGCGGCGCTGACGAGGCCCGGCGCGGGCCGGTTCGGAGGCGCGACCGGCCGGGTCAGCGCGTGAGGATCTGCCGGCCGCCGCCCGCGGTCCAGCGCCGTGGAAAATCCTTCAGCGCTTCGTCCACGAACCGCGGAAACGACGCGCGGAACGTGCCGCGCCACAACACGACGCCGCGCACCCGCGGATCCGCCAGCGCCGCGGTGAGGGTGCCCGCGGTCAACCACCGGGCGCGTATTCGCATCTCGGAGGTGTCACACAGCGCGGGAGGGACGTCACGGCCGGCCAGAAACGGCACGATGGGGTCGTCCGACAGGACCCAGGCGCCGGCCGGTACACTCCGCGCGGTCTGTCGCACCGCGGCGTGAAGCGGCGCGGACGTCTCGGGAGCTGAGGCCGCGGCGGTGGCCGTCAGCGCGGCGAGCCAGGCGATGAGCAAGATGCCGGCGACGGCGGTGCGCACGTGCGGCGGCTCCCGCCGGCCGCCCTCTACCGCGGCCGCGGCCAGAACGGCGAGCGGCGTGACGAGGACGACGAGATGGTGAGGCCACACCGGCCTCCAGAGGAAGACGGCCGCGAGGTCGGCGGCGAGCCAGGCGGCCACGGCGCGCTGCGGCGCGGCTCCGGCCCGCCACACGCCGGCGCCGTATACGAGGCCGGCGAGCCCCAGCACGACGAGGAGCCAGTTGGCCGCGGCGAAGGCGAGAAGGAGCAAGAGAGTACGGCCGGGGTCGACGGCGTTGACGCCCGCGACCGCGCGGTGAAACGCCACGGTCTGCCGCCAGATCTCCGCGGGCGGGCTCCCGATCCACACGATGGTGGCACCGGCTGCGAGCGCGCCCCCGGCCGCAAGCGCCGCGGCGCGCACTGTGATTCTCTTGAGGACGGCGGGCCCGGCGGCCACGAGAGCGGCGGCGAGGGGGATGAGGCAGGTCGCGGCTGTGAATTTCGTCATGACGGCCAGCCCCGCGGCGACGCCGGCCATGCCCCACCGCAGCGTTTCGCCGCGACCTACAGCGCGGTCCACGCCGCGGTCCCCCCCGGCGGCGAGGCCGAGCGCGACGGCCAGCGCCGCGAGCGCTTCGGAGGGACCCTCCATCTGGACCGTGTGCGAGGCCGCCATGAGCGCAGGCGCAGACCCCGCGATAGCGACCGCCCACAGAGCGGCGCGTGACCGGCTTCCGCGCGCCGCGATCGCAGCGAGGCTCGCCAGCCACAGCACCGAGAAGCCTACAATGACGGCTCGCGCCGAGGCGAGGGACCGCCCGAATAGCCCGAACGTGTGCGCGAGGACACCAATAAGCAACGGCGGCTGGCTGAGGAATACCGGCGCGTAGAGCCGATGACCGGCCGCCGCCGCCGCGGCCGTCGCCGCGTACACGCCTTCGTCGTAATCATAGTGCGCAGGGTAGGGGGCCGCCAGCACAAGCCACATCTGCCAGATGACGTGGACGCTCAGCAGGATCGCCGCGATGAGGAATATGATTGGGCGGCCTTCGGATCGAACGCGCGGCGCGGCTATCATGGCCTTCAGCGTACCATCGGCGATAAACCGCGCACAATCGTCCGCAACATGGCGTTATCGGGGTTGACAGATCCGGGGCACGGCAGGACAATACTTTTGAAGGCACCGCCGGTACTTACGGCCGGTCACGAAGGCCACCGGCGGGATCCAACGAAGGAGGCGGGACGATGCGGGCAAGAACGCGTCGGTCACGTCGGAATACGGCTACGGCCAAGGAGCGGCCACCGAAGCAGTAACGGAGCGGTGGTGGGGCAGGTCCTGCCGCTCCAAGCGAACCCCTCGTAGCCCTTCCAACAGGGGACGAGTCCCCACGAAGGCGACTTGAATGTCGCGAAGGCGGGAGCGAGGGTAGCGAGACCTCAAAAGCGAGGCCGGCGGCGCGTCCAGCGCCGCCGGCCTCGTGTGTTTTCGCGGTTGCCCCCTGGCGGGAGCAGGGACCGGGCGCCTGCGGCCTGAAGCGATCGCACTGTGTCTGCGGTGGCCACCAACGCGCGCGCCCGGCGGCTGCACCACCGCCGATCGTGGCGACAGTTTTTCCGCGTCATGGGTCCCGGCATCGTGTCCGGCGCTGCCGACAACGATCCGGCCGGCGTCATCACCTACATTCAGATCGGCGCCACGACCGGGTTCAGCCTGTTATGGCTCATGCTGCTCTCGACGCCCATCCTCTACTACCTTGAAGATATGTCGGCGCGGCTCGGCATCGTGGGCAAGCACGGGATCGGCCGGGTTCTCTGCCGCCGCTACGGAACCGCGGTGGCGTTTGTCATCGTGATCCCGACGCTGGTGTCGAACGTCATCACGATCGGCGCCGATCTGTCCGGTACCGCGGTCGCGGTGCAGCTGCTGACCGGGGTCCGGTGGGTCTGGTGGGTCATTCCGATCGCGGCGCTGCTTGGAGTGCTGCTCGTGGGCGCCAGCTACAAAGTCGTCAGCCGCGTGCTCCTCATCCTCACCCCGCTCTTTCTGCTCTACATCGCAGCCGGCTTCATCGTCCATCCGCGGTGGGTGGATGTTCTGCGGGCCACCTTTGTACCGCACATTCAGTTCTCGCCAACCTATCTGGCCGCGGCGCTCGCGCTTCTCGGTGCAACGCTGACACCCTACATGTTCTTCTGGCAGACGACGGAGGAGGTCGAGGGACACGAGCGTGTCGCCGACCTAGCGGACGAGCGCGTCGATGTGGCGGCCGGGATGCTCTACGCGAACCTTGTCTTCTACTTCATCATCCTTGTCGCCGCGGTCGTCATTCCACGCGGCGCCGCGGGGATCGGCACCGTGCTCGAGGCCACCAAGACGCTTCGGCCGGTCGCCGGGCCCCTTGCGACCGTCCTCTTCGCAATCGGCTTCCTCGTCAGCGGGATCATGGCCATCCCGGTGATGGTCGCGTGTTCGGCGTACACGCTGGCGGAGCTGCTGGGGTGGGCCGAGGGACTGAGCAAGAAGGTGTGGCAGGCCCGTGGGTTCTACGTGCTGCTGAGCGGCGCCCTGGTGGTGGGGGTCCTCATCGCGCTGGCCGGAATTTCACCGGTCGCATTGATGTTTTGGTCGAGCGTCGTGAACGGTCTGCTGCTTGCCCCGTTGTTCCTGGTGCTGCTCATGCTCTGCAACGACCCCCAAGTTGTCCGCGGGCACCGTAACGGACCGCTGGCCAACGTGGTGGGCGGCGGCGCGGTGCTGTTGACGCTTGGCCTCGGCGTCCTGACGGTCCTGCAGCTCCTCAGCGCGCACTAGGCCCGGGCCTTTGGGTGGATGGTCGAACGGACCTCCTGCGCGGCCGCGTGGCTGTCGCTGGCGCGGGACTAGCCGTCGGGACGCTTTGGCTCACGCCGTAGGCCTGCGACGGCGTCGCCCCGCTGGCGCGGGACTAGCCGTCGGGATGCGACGGCGTCGCCGCACAGGATACACCTCCGCAAGAGCGGAAGTAGCGAACCGCCCAGGACACGGACGGAGGAACGCCGCGATGTCACAGCCCGGCCGCCGGCTCGATTATTTCGGCATCGAAGAACTGCTCACGGAAGACGAGCGGCTCACCCGCGATACGATCGGCCGTTTGGTGGACAAGGAGGTGATCCCGCGCATCGGCCGCGCCTGGCTGGCCGGCGAGTTTCCCCGCGATCTCATCGCGTCGCTCGGCGCGCTGCGCGTCTACGGCGCCAATCTCCCGCAAGAGTACGGCTGCGCCGGCGTGAGCAACGTCGCCTACGGGTTGATGATGCAGGAGCTCGAGCGCGGCGACAGCGGGGTGCGGTCGTTCGCCTCCGTGCAGGGCGCGCTCGTCATGTACCCGATCTACGAGTTCGGCAGCGAGGAGCAGCGCCGGCGATGGCTGCCCGCGATGGCCGCCGGCGAGAAGCTGGGCTGCTTCGGATTGACGGAGCCGTCGGCCGGCAGCGATCCCGCGGCGATGCAGACGCGGGCGCGGCGCCGCGCGGACGGCTGGACGCTCACGGGCACGAAGATGTGGATCACGAACGGATCGCTCGCCGACGTCGCGCTCATTTGGGCCAAGGGCGACGACGGGGTCATCCGTGGATTCCTCGCCGATCCGCGCGCGAAGGGTTTCGGCGTGCACGACATCCACACGAAGGCGTCGATGCGGGCGTCGGTGACGAGCGAGCTCGTGCTGGACGAAGTTTTCGTCCCCGACGCCGACGCGCTGCCGCGCGCGACGGGGCTCGGCGCCGCGCTGCGCTGCCTCACCCAGGCCCGGTACGGCATCGCCTGGGGCGCGATCGGCGCCGCGGTGGCCTGCTACGAAGAGGCGCTCGCCTACGCGAAGGGGCGCGTGGCGTTCGGGAGGCCGATCGCCGCCACTCAGCTTATGCAGGAACGGCTCGTCGACATGCTGACCGAGATCACGAAGGCGCAGCTGCTCGCGTACCATATGGGCCGGCTCAAGGACGCCGGCACGCTCGGGTACACGCAGGTCAGCCTCGCGAAGCGCAACAACGTCCGGGCCGCGCTCAACATCGCGCGCGCCGCCCGCGGCATCCTCGGCGGATACGGCATCACGCTCGAATATCACGCGATGCGCCATGCCGCGAACCTCGAAACCGTCGACACGTATGAGGGTACGTACGACGTCCACACGCTCATTCTGGGGCGAGACATCACCGGGTTCGACGCGTTCGGCGCGCCGGCAGGAGGCCGCGAAGCGGCCGGAGGTCCTGCGCCAGACGGGGCAGGAGGGAGCGGGGCGCCGCAGCCGCAGGCCACTCAGGCTCGTCGTTGACCTACGACGCCATCGTCGTCGGCCTCGGCGCGATGGGGAGCGCCGCGGCCTACCACCTGGCGCGCCGCGGCCGCCGCGTGCTCGGACTCGACGGGCTGCCGCCGGGGCACCGGCTCGGCTCGTCCCACGGCTACACCCGCGTCATCCGGAAGGCCTACTTCGAGAACCCCGCGTACGTCCCGCTGCTGCGGCGCGCGTACGAGTTGTGGACCGAACTGTCGGAGGAGTCGGTCGAGCCGCTGTATCAGCGGACCGGCGGGCTCTGGCTCGGGGCGAAATCGGCCGCCGTGGTGGACGGTGCGCTCGCGAGCGCCCGCACGCACGGCGTCGCGTATGAGCTGCTGAGCCCCGCCGACGTGCGGCGGCGGTTTCCCGTGTTCGCGCCGCGCGACGACATGGTCGCGCTGTTCGAGCCCGACGCCGGGGTGCTGTTCCCGGACCCGTGCATTCTCGCGCACCTGAGCGGCGCGGCGCGCGCCGGCGCGTACCTCAGATACGATCAGCCGGTGCTCCGCTGGGAGGCCGGCGGCGAGCGCGCCGCGGTCGAAACACCGGCCGGACGCCACGAAGCCGGCGTGGTGGTGGTGACGGCCGGCCCCTGGGCGCCGGCGCTGCTGCGCTCGCTGTCGCTGCCGATCGAGGCCACCCGCCGGATCGTCGGCTGGTTCGCGCCCGCCGCGCCGGAGCAGGCGCCGCTGCTGCAGGCCGATGTGTGTCCGGTCTGGATCTGCGATCTGCACGGCACCAATATCTACGGCGTCCCCGACGTCGGCGACGGGCACGGCCTGAAGGCGGCGATTCACGAGCGCGGGCCGGCCTGCACCCCGGACACCTGCCGGCGCGAGGTTGGAGAGGACGAGGTCGCGCAGCTGACCGAGGTGCTGCGCAAGGTTCTGCCCGCCGCGGCCGGCCGGCTGATCGAGGCGGAGACCTGTCTCTACACGATGACGCCCGACTGGCACTTCGTGATCGACCGGCCGGCTGCGCAGCGGACGCTCCTCTACGCGACGGGGTTCAGCGGCCACGGCTTCAAATTCGCGCCGGTCGTCGGCGAGATTCTCGCAGATTTGGCCGTCGACGGACGCACATCCCACGAGGTCGGGTTTCTCTCCCCGGCGAGATTCGCAGGCGCGACGCCGCAACCGCGTACGTGAGCGACAACAACCGGACGCTGCACCGCCGCGTCACCTTCTTGGCGGGATTGGGCTACGGGTCCAACGGCGTGACGCTCGGGGTGGTGAGCTTTGCGCTGCTCGGCCTCGCGGCCGACTGGCGCCTGACCCCCGGGCAGGCGAGCTTCGTGACGGCGGCCGTCGGCGCCGGCCAATTGATCGGCGGGGTGAGCGCGGGGTACGTCGCGGACGGCCTCGGGCGGCGGCGGGCGTTCGGCATCACGGTCGGGCTCAGCAGTCTGGCCGCGGCGCTCGCCGCGGCGGCGCCGTCGCTCGACTGGCTGGTCGCGGCGATGCTGCTCATGGGCATCGGCTTCGGCGGCGTTGCCCCCGTTGCGACGAGCCTGGTCAGCGAGTTCGCGCCCGCCGACCGCCGGGGGGCGCTGCTGGGATGGACGCAGGTGATGTGGGCCACGGGGTGGCTCATCGCCGGCGTCGGCGGCGTTCTGCTCGCCGGCACCCTGGGCTGGCGCGGCACCCTCGCGATCGGGGCGCTGCCGTTCGCGCTGGCGCTCGCCGGCCCGCGGCTGATTCCCGAGTCGCCGCGGTTTCTGCTGGCCCACGGACGGCGGCGCGAGGCCGAGGCGCTGGTCGCCGATCTCAACCAACGCTACGGGGTCGCGCTCGACCTCCCGGACCAGGAACAGGCCTCGCGGGTCTCCATGCTGGCGCACCTCCGCGAGCTTTGGGGGCCCAGGTTTCGCCGGCGGACGTTTCTCTTATGGACGGTGTGGTTCACGATGATCGGCGCGTTTCAGGGACCGATCATCTGGATTCCCGCGATGCTGCAGGCGTCCGCGGCGTGGCGACCGGCGGAAGCGTCGGTGCTGGTCGCGTTGATGATGCTGCCCCCGACCATCGCCGCGACGTTCACCCTCGACCGGTACGGCCGGAAGCCCGTCATTGTCGCCGCGCTCGGACTGGCCGCGGTCGGCGCGATGGTCGTCGCGGTGGCCCCCACGGAGGCGGCGTTTGTGCTCGGGGGCGGAGCGCTGGCCGGCGGCGTCCTGGCCGCCTGGCCGGTGATCCTGGCGTATGCCTCCGAGATGTATCCGACGCGGATCCGCGCGACCGCGACCGGGTGGGCGTCCGCGGCCGGGCGCGCCGCGGGCATCGCGGCGCCGCTGTTGCTGGCGGCCCTCATGCGGACGTGGACCAGCGGCCGGTTCGAAGCCCTGACCGTCGTCGCGGTCGCGCTGGTCGCGGCGGTGGGGATCGTGCTGGTGCTGGGCGAAGAAACCGCGGGGCGCGGGCTCGAAGAGATCGCCGAGTACCGGGCCGAGGTGATCTGACGGAGGTGGGGGAGATGCGGATCGCGTGGCGTCGAACGTTCGCCGCCGGAGTGATTGTCGGAGTCATGGCCGGCGCCGCCGGGACGGCTGTGGCCCAAGTGTCTATCGGCTCGCTGATCAAGCTGTTCGGGATCGGCTACGTGGTCAAACAGTTCGGGCCGCAGATCAACTCCGCGATCAACACGATCATGCTCAACAACAAAGCGGAAAACAAGGAGCTCACCAAAGTTGTGCCGATCATCAGCGTCGGCGTCGGGCTCGGGACGGCCGGGGGCGCCTACATCGGCGCGGTCCAGGTGCAGGGGCCGAAGGCGGCCCTCGACCAGGTGCAGGCCGTGGCCGAAATCGAGGGGTCCTTCATGAACCAGATCCGCCTACGTGCCCTCGTGCCGGTGAACAGCCTGAACCCGCTGGCCGGCAACCTCCACCGTGTCTACGGTGTTGGGGTGACGGCGCTCGTCGACTTTCAGTTGTAGTGGCGCGCCGTCAGGGCCGGGTCAGTCCGCTCTGGGCACGCCGCCGGCCGCGCTTGAGCGGTACGCCGCACGTCGCGCAGTAGTGCTGCTCGGGATCGTTGATCCGGGCCCCGCACTTCCAGCAGTCGGCCGTGACTTCGTTGCCGCACTGAGGGCACCGCGTCTGCATCGCGGCCGCGGACACGCCGCCGAGCGCCCAGTCGCACTCCGGGTTGCCGCAGACGAGGACGAGCGGCGCAGCGTCGCGCCGGGGAAGCACGCGCTTGAGCGGCACACCGCAGTGCGCGCAGTACAACGCGCTCGCCTCCTCGACCTCCGCGCCGCACTTCCAGCACGTCGACACCATCGGCGCACCGCAGGTGGCGCAGATCTCCGGCAGGGCGTCGGGCCGCAGGGCGGTCGTGGAGTGGGTGCACTCGGGGCTGGAGCAGATCGCCAAGTATCGAGCCATCGCTGGTCCCTCCCGGGACGTCCTGGCCCACGCCGTAGGCACACGCGCGTCGTGGGGCCGTGTTCGGGGCTGGTCCCGGAACTCCTTTGATCGGGGCGTGCCGCGCCCTCAACGATATGGTACCCTCTCCGGCGAGGGTGATCGGGCGTGTCTAGCCGGTTTCACATCATTACACAAGGCTGTCAGATGAACGTCCGCGACTCGGAGGCGATGGCCGGGCTGCTGGCGCAGCTGGGCTATGCCGCCACCGACGATCCGGCCGAGGCGGACGTCATCATTCTGAACACCTGTACCGTGCGGGAAGGCGCAGAGGACCGCGCCTACGGCCGCCTCGGCGAGCTGCGCGCGCTCAAGCGGCGGCGGCCCGGTCTGCTGCTCGGCGTCGCGGGCTGCCTCGTCCAGCAGGAACGCGAGCGCGTACTCGCGCGCGCCCCGTGGCTCGATCTCGTCTTCGGCGTTCACAACATTCACCGGCTGCCGGAGCTGCTGCGGGAGGCGCGCGACGGCTGCATGCCGGTCTATGAGGTGTGGGACCGGTCGGACCGCGACCGCCCGCTGTCCGTGCTGCCGGCCCACCGGACGGGCGGTGTGCGCGGCTTCGTGAACATCATCCACGGCTGCAACAAGTTCTGCACGTTCTGCATCGTCCCATACGTCCGCGGGCGCGAGCGGAGCGTGCCGCCGGCAGACGTCGTCGCGGAGGTCCGCGGCCTCGCCGCGCAGGGCGTCCGCGAGGTGACGCTCCTCGGACAGAACGTGGACAGTTACGGCCACGACCTGACGCCGCGCCGCGACCTCGCCGCGCTGCTCGAGCTCGTCCACGAGGTGGACGGCATCGAGCGGCTTCGGTTCACGACGAGTCATCCGCGCGATATGACCCGGCGCCTCATCGCCACCGTGGCCCGGCTGCCGAAGGTCTGCGAGCACATCCATCTGCCAGTGCAGGCGGGCGACGACGAGATTCTCCGCCGGATGCACCGCGCATACACCGCCGCCCAGTACCGCGAGACCGCCGACGCGGTTCGGGCTGAGATGCCGCGCGCCAGCCTGACGACCGACATCATCGTGGGCTTCCCCGGCGAGACCGAGGAGGCGTTCGAGCGGACGCTTCGATTCGCCGAGGACGTGCGCTTCGACGCGGTCAACACGGCGATGTACTCGCCGCGCGAGGGGACGCCGGCCGCGGCGTACCCGGATCAGGTCGCCGACGAGGACAAGCGCCGGCGGCTCGCGGCCCTCAACCGGATGCAGGAGCGCATCGCCGCCGAGATCAACACGGCGCTCATCGGCGCCACGCAGGACGTGCTGGTCGAGGAGCCGGGCCGCAAGGGCGGCATGCTGGGGCGGACGCGCACGAACAAGATCGTCACGTTCGACGGCGCGGCAGACCTGATCGGCCGAACGGTGCCGGTCGAGATCGTCGAGGCCGGCTCGTGGGTGCTGCGGGGACGGCGCGCGGCGCACGCCGCCGGCCGGCAGCCTGCATGACGTCGTCCTACATTCGCCGGTAGAACCACCGCTCCAGGTCGCGTCCCCGCAGCCGCACGATCGTCGGGCGTCCGTGAAAGCAGGAGTAGGGGTCTTCGGCCCCCGCCAGCTCGTCGAGCAGCGCCGTCATCTTCGCATGATCGAGCCGATCGCCGGCGCGCACGGCGGTGTGGCACGCCGTCGCGATCGCCAGCCGTTCCTCGAGGTCGCGGGCCGCATGCTCCTCGCGCCCGCCGCCGAGATCGGCGAGACATGACCGGAACAGAGTGATCGCGTCGCGGTCCGCGGCGATCGCCGGGACCGCGAGCAGGCGGACCGTCGCGCGGCCGAAGGGGTCGACCTCGAACCCGACGGCCGCAAGCGCCGGACCAAGCTCCGACACCAGTGTTTCCTCCGCCGCCGACAGCTCGACCACGGCCGGCGTGACCAGGCCCTGCGCCTGCGCCTCCCCGGCCCGGCGCCGGGCGAGCAGGCGCTCGTACAGGACGCGCTCGTGCGCGGCGTGCTGATCGATGAGCACCAGATCTCCACCCGCGTCTCCAACGATATAGGTCAAGCCGAGCTGGCCGAGCACGCGAATCGACGGCCACGTCGAAATCGCCGGCTCCGGCGCCCACAGCGATGGAGCCGCGGCGTCGAGACCGCCGCCTGGCGGCGGCCCGTACCCGGCGCTCGGCTCGGCAACGCCGGCCCCCGGCCCCACAGCCTCCGGATCGGAGGCGGCCAGGGCACCGGCGCCTCCAGCGGTGCGGGCCGTCCCCGGCGCGGTATGCACCAGCGCGGCGGCGTGGAGGACGCGCCTGACCTCGCGCACCATATCGTTGAAGACGACCCGCTCCTCGGCGAACCGCACTTCGGCCTTTCGCGGGTGGATATTGACGTCGAGGAGCTCCTGCGCCACCCGGACGTGCAGGACGGCGGCCGGCACGCGGCCGTCCGGAATGAGCGTGTGATAGGCTTGGTCGAGCGCGCGCGCCAGCAGGGGACTGCGCACCGGGCGGCCGTTGACGACAAACCACTGATGGCTCCGGCGGGCCTGCGCGACCTGGGGCGTGCCGAGGACACCGGTGATCCCGGTGAGGCCGTGCGCGTCGATTGCGAGCGTATGGTCTTTGAGCGCCGGGCCCAGCACGCGGCGGGCGCGGTCCTCGAACGGCTCCGGCGGCATCCACAGAATCTCGCGGCCGGCGTCGACGAGGCGGAAGGCCACCGCCGGCGCCGCGAGCGCCAGGGCCTGCACGGTCTCCACGATCACCGCGCTCTCCCGGCCCGGCGACTTCAGAAACCGCTGCCGGGCGGGCGTGTTGTAAAATAGGTCCTCGACCGTCACGGTGGTGCCCTCGGCGGCGCTCGCCGCGGCCGCGGCCTGCCGCACGCCCCCCGTCACCGTGAGGGTGGCCGCCGTGTCCGCGTCGGGCGGCCGCGTCACGATCGTCACCCGGGCGACCGCGGCGATGCTCGGCAGCGCCTCCCCGCGAAAGCCGTAGGTGCTCACGCGGCGGAGATCGTCCGCCGACCGGATCTTGCTGGTCGCGAACCGCTCGAACGCGACCGCGAGCTGCTCCGCCGGAATGCCGGCGCCGTCGTCGCTCACGCGGACGAGCCGCGAGCCCGCGCCGTCGATCTCGATCGCGATGCGGCGGGCGCCGGCGTCGAGGCTGTTTTCGATCAATTCTTTGACGACCGAGGCGGGGCGCTCGACCACTTCCCCCGCGGCGATGCGCTCGGCGGCGGCCGGCGGAAGGACTTCGATGCGGGGACCGGTCACCGGCGCCCCGTCTTCGCAGGGCCTCCGGCCGCCTTCTGGGCCTGCGGCG is a genomic window containing:
- a CDS encoding serine/threonine-protein kinase, giving the protein LPVPRALAIAASLADVVAYCHAHHVCHRDLKPENIVVGADGRATIIDFGIALLDGAPRVTWRGFSGLIGTPEYMAPEQIRGERGGPETDVYAVGVILYEMLAGRPPFGSTNPLATMYQHLNLRPEPLDRFRGDVPPPVAAIVARALRRRPQERFPDGSALLEALRAPERVDTGVLARPDPPLASALREGLMRHPFVILGLVGLGTAILVLLAEAVLRR
- a CDS encoding glycosyltransferase family 39 protein, coding for MIAAPRVRSEGRPIIFLIAAILLSVHVIWQMWLVLAAPYPAHYDYDEGVYAATAAAAAAGHRLYAPVFLSQPPLLIGVLAHTFGLFGRSLASARAVIVGFSVLWLASLAAIAARGSRSRAALWAVAIAGSAPALMAASHTVQMEGPSEALAALAVALGLAAGGDRGVDRAVGRGETLRWGMAGVAAGLAVMTKFTAATCLIPLAAALVAAGPAVLKRITVRAAALAAGGALAAGATIVWIGSPPAEIWRQTVAFHRAVAGVNAVDPGRTLLLLLAFAAANWLLVVLGLAGLVYGAGVWRAGAAPQRAVAAWLAADLAAVFLWRPVWPHHLVVLVTPLAVLAAAAVEGGRREPPHVRTAVAGILLIAWLAALTATAAASAPETSAPLHAAVRQTARSVPAGAWVLSDDPIVPFLAGRDVPPALCDTSEMRIRARWLTAGTLTAALADPRVRGVVLWRGTFRASFPRFVDEALKDFPRRWTAGGGRQILTR
- a CDS encoding Nramp family divalent metal transporter, which codes for MATNARARRLHHRRSWRQFFRVMGPGIVSGAADNDPAGVITYIQIGATTGFSLLWLMLLSTPILYYLEDMSARLGIVGKHGIGRVLCRRYGTAVAFVIVIPTLVSNVITIGADLSGTAVAVQLLTGVRWVWWVIPIAALLGVLLVGASYKVVSRVLLILTPLFLLYIAAGFIVHPRWVDVLRATFVPHIQFSPTYLAAALALLGATLTPYMFFWQTTEEVEGHERVADLADERVDVAAGMLYANLVFYFIILVAAVVIPRGAAGIGTVLEATKTLRPVAGPLATVLFAIGFLVSGIMAIPVMVACSAYTLAELLGWAEGLSKKVWQARGFYVLLSGALVVGVLIALAGISPVALMFWSSVVNGLLLAPLFLVLLMLCNDPQVVRGHRNGPLANVVGGGAVLLTLGLGVLTVLQLLSAH
- a CDS encoding acyl-CoA dehydrogenase family protein: MSQPGRRLDYFGIEELLTEDERLTRDTIGRLVDKEVIPRIGRAWLAGEFPRDLIASLGALRVYGANLPQEYGCAGVSNVAYGLMMQELERGDSGVRSFASVQGALVMYPIYEFGSEEQRRRWLPAMAAGEKLGCFGLTEPSAGSDPAAMQTRARRRADGWTLTGTKMWITNGSLADVALIWAKGDDGVIRGFLADPRAKGFGVHDIHTKASMRASVTSELVLDEVFVPDADALPRATGLGAALRCLTQARYGIAWGAIGAAVACYEEALAYAKGRVAFGRPIAATQLMQERLVDMLTEITKAQLLAYHMGRLKDAGTLGYTQVSLAKRNNVRAALNIARAARGILGGYGITLEYHAMRHAANLETVDTYEGTYDVHTLILGRDITGFDAFGAPAGGREAAGGPAPDGAGGSGAPQPQATQARR
- the solA gene encoding N-methyl-L-tryptophan oxidase → MTYDAIVVGLGAMGSAAAYHLARRGRRVLGLDGLPPGHRLGSSHGYTRVIRKAYFENPAYVPLLRRAYELWTELSEESVEPLYQRTGGLWLGAKSAAVVDGALASARTHGVAYELLSPADVRRRFPVFAPRDDMVALFEPDAGVLFPDPCILAHLSGAARAGAYLRYDQPVLRWEAGGERAAVETPAGRHEAGVVVVTAGPWAPALLRSLSLPIEATRRIVGWFAPAAPEQAPLLQADVCPVWICDLHGTNIYGVPDVGDGHGLKAAIHERGPACTPDTCRREVGEDEVAQLTEVLRKVLPAAAGRLIEAETCLYTMTPDWHFVIDRPAAQRTLLYATGFSGHGFKFAPVVGEILADLAVDGRTSHEVGFLSPARFAGATPQPRT
- a CDS encoding MFS transporter, with translation MSDNNRTLHRRVTFLAGLGYGSNGVTLGVVSFALLGLAADWRLTPGQASFVTAAVGAGQLIGGVSAGYVADGLGRRRAFGITVGLSSLAAALAAAAPSLDWLVAAMLLMGIGFGGVAPVATSLVSEFAPADRRGALLGWTQVMWATGWLIAGVGGVLLAGTLGWRGTLAIGALPFALALAGPRLIPESPRFLLAHGRRREAEALVADLNQRYGVALDLPDQEQASRVSMLAHLRELWGPRFRRRTFLLWTVWFTMIGAFQGPIIWIPAMLQASAAWRPAEASVLVALMMLPPTIAATFTLDRYGRKPVIVAALGLAAVGAMVVAVAPTEAAFVLGGGALAGGVLAAWPVILAYASEMYPTRIRATATGWASAAGRAAGIAAPLLLAALMRTWTSGRFEALTVVAVALVAAVGIVLVLGEETAGRGLEEIAEYRAEVI
- the miaB gene encoding tRNA (N6-isopentenyl adenosine(37)-C2)-methylthiotransferase MiaB, with amino-acid sequence MSSRFHIITQGCQMNVRDSEAMAGLLAQLGYAATDDPAEADVIILNTCTVREGAEDRAYGRLGELRALKRRRPGLLLGVAGCLVQQERERVLARAPWLDLVFGVHNIHRLPELLREARDGCMPVYEVWDRSDRDRPLSVLPAHRTGGVRGFVNIIHGCNKFCTFCIVPYVRGRERSVPPADVVAEVRGLAAQGVREVTLLGQNVDSYGHDLTPRRDLAALLELVHEVDGIERLRFTTSHPRDMTRRLIATVARLPKVCEHIHLPVQAGDDEILRRMHRAYTAAQYRETADAVRAEMPRASLTTDIIVGFPGETEEAFERTLRFAEDVRFDAVNTAMYSPREGTPAAAYPDQVADEDKRRRLAALNRMQERIAAEINTALIGATQDVLVEEPGRKGGMLGRTRTNKIVTFDGAADLIGRTVPVEIVEAGSWVLRGRRAAHAAGRQPA
- the mutL gene encoding DNA mismatch repair endonuclease MutL gives rise to the protein MTGPRIEVLPPAAAERIAAGEVVERPASVVKELIENSLDAGARRIAIEIDGAGSRLVRVSDDGAGIPAEQLAVAFERFATSKIRSADDLRRVSTYGFRGEALPSIAAVARVTIVTRPPDADTAATLTVTGGVRQAAAAASAAEGTTVTVEDLFYNTPARQRFLKSPGRESAVIVETVQALALAAPAVAFRLVDAGREILWMPPEPFEDRARRVLGPALKDHTLAIDAHGLTGITGVLGTPQVAQARRSHQWFVVNGRPVRSPLLARALDQAYHTLIPDGRVPAAVLHVRVAQELLDVNIHPRKAEVRFAEERVVFNDMVREVRRVLHAAALVHTAPGTARTAGGAGALAASDPEAVGPGAGVAEPSAGYGPPPGGGLDAAAPSLWAPEPAISTWPSIRVLGQLGLTYIVGDAGGDLVLIDQHAAHERVLYERLLARRRAGEAQAQGLVTPAVVELSAAEETLVSELGPALAAVGFEVDPFGRATVRLLAVPAIAADRDAITLFRSCLADLGGGREEHAARDLEERLAIATACHTAVRAGDRLDHAKMTALLDELAGAEDPYSCFHGRPTIVRLRGRDLERWFYRRM